Within the Oncorhynchus kisutch isolate 150728-3 linkage group LG13, Okis_V2, whole genome shotgun sequence genome, the region AAAATGTTTGCCTTTGTTGCTATAAAAATCACATCACTTCTTAATGAGTTGTCTCTGTATGGATCCATCTCATGCTATTTCATTTGTACAGTCCAAGACGTTGGGATGAATTTGCTGTGATCAACAGAAAGGTGTAGCGCTCGCTCCAAATAATAGCCTATTCTAGAAGAACGCGTATCGGTGCGTGCCTCATGTTCCACAGGCTCTTCCATTTCGTTAAGAGTGTTAAGGAGCGCCTGCTCTAGAAGCGACTATTCCAATTACATTGATTTCATTCCATTTACACAAATACATAATTATAGAAAAGCTTTCCTTACACTGCAAACTGTTTCCATCCTTTCTATACGGACTATCTGCAATATCTGCAGACTTACGCTGGTATTCAATGTGCAACTGAAAAGCTACGGGTTGATGTTCCTCACAAACATGCATGTGCAAAAGAAACTGAAATGCCACTCACCTAATTACAATTCAGGTGATCCATGTATTGAGACGTACAGTAGGCAGAAGCCAATAGCGCCAAACCTTCGCAGAACACTGTAATGTTGCTTTAACAGCTAAAACTATTTATGAATGAAACCCTATGCTTAAGACACACCCACCACCAGTCAGAGACGCACCACGTGACGTAAGTGATTGACGAGCAGGCGGAGGCGCGTGCTGAAGATCATCAGCATCTCCCCCTTCAATTCAAGTATTTGGGGGTGATGTTATTATGAATAGGCTTCTGGTGGAACATAATGAAAATAGGTACACCTAAATTCATATTATGTTTGGAATGTAGAATCGGTTCATTAATTAATTGAAGAGGTATATACAGATCGACAAGATGAAAAGTGAATAGGTCTTCTGGATGATAAGGTTATGTTCTGAACATTCTTATGTAGTAGACTACTTTAATGTAGGCCATTTGAGCACCCAAGGTGGGTAGGCCTGCTTGCAGCTCTATATTATTTACTCACATCTGGTAAGACAGATCAGTAGGCTATCACAAGGTAACTTCTGATTttctttaaccaggcaagtcagttaaaaacaaataatttacaatgaaggcctaccaaaaggcaaaagtccTCCTGCAGGAGCgaggcctgggattaaaaataaaacaaatgaaatatataggacaaaacacacatcacgacaagagacaacataatactacataaagagagacctaagacgacatcgtaacatggcagcaacacatgacaacacatggtagcagcacaaaacagggtacagaCAACATCACAAAGGGCAaggaggtagagacaacaatacatcacgcaaaaagccacaactgtcagtaagtgtccattgTTGAGTCGTTGAATGAAGAGACTGAGGTAAAgctgtccagtttgagtgcttgttgcagctcgttccagtcgctagctgcagcgaactgaaaagacgagcgacccaaggatgtgtgtgctttggggacctttaacagaatgtgacttgcagaacgggtgttgtatctGAAGGACGAAGGCTGCAGTAAATATCttagataggggggagtgaggcctaagagggttttataaatcaGCAACAACCACCTTGATGGGTCAGCCAACACCTGATGATCGATCAAGGATGAAAAGTCTAAGCGGAATCCTTGGGACGTCACCCCACTGAAGTTGACATTTGTTGCTGATTTATtcaaccctcttaggcctcactcccccataTCTGAGATAGGTTAGGgtgaggatagggttagggtgaggataGTACTAAACAACAGCTGATCATTTTTTACATTCTAACAGCGCCACACTCTGGCAGTAAAGTATGAGATGTTTCACACGACCATAAATAAGCATATACATGTTCAGGTTATTTACAATAGCAGAATATACACAAAATATTACTTATTTAATTTTAAAGATCACACTGAACGACACACTGATTTCAGATTAAACACTGAATTTTTGGATTGAATGCGTCGCTTCTGGAAAATAACTACATTTCCCTTCATGCTTTGAGCACTCATAAGGAATTGTGGGTAGGTTACCAACGTCCTTGTCCTATCAGGCGCACACTGTTTGACTGACTTCACACAAGGGCTAGGGGATCCTTTCGTTTCGGGTTGAACCTGAATTAGATTTATTCCACAAAAATGATGGCAGCAAGGTTTCTCCGTCGCTCTATTCCTGTATTGAGGCAAGCAAGATGTTACGCCGACGCACCCTCAGGCTCTTCCCAGATGTCCTTCACATTTGCGTCTCCAACGCAGGTAAGCGAATCCGGGGTTGGCAAGGCTTTTGGGCCTACTAACGTAGTAAGTTGTCTAGATCGCTAGCTCCTCATTTTAATAGGCATTATGAAAACCCTATGCACTTTGCTAGTTATTCATGTAAATATTACCAAAATGTACCTATATGCTTAGGCGTGGTTAGTTAGCTTGAACCTGTCACCAGTCTTAGTTGGCTTGAACTTGTCACCAGTCTGGTGCACATAATTGTAAAATGGATTTTCCAACCAAGCCTACAAAGCTTGCCACTTTGACAGTCCTACTGTCAGTGTTGCCACTTGCTAGCTTTCAATTGTTAactactttagctagctaacgttagctaccaaAAATGTTTGGTCACAGGGCCTTGCAGTTTCTGTTGTTCTGTCACCTTGAGAATAGAAAGGGAATTATATTCCATAGTTAGTAATAACGTTACTTTCTGATTTAATAACTCGTTGGCTAAGTAGTCAGTCTTGTGCGGACGGCACCTTTTTAGCCACACGTATAGCTATTCTGCAAGCTATGTATAATTGAACCGTACACTTTGCGTCTGACAGTACGCTATTTGCTAGCTAGTTGGATACATAATGTCGTACCTAGCTAACTACATAACTCGACAGTCAACTCTAAAGATTAATTGAAGAGAGAAGTATGCACTTGCTATTTAACCTCTGTCAGGCAGTAATGGCATATAAACATAACTATCTGCAATGCACCAGGACCTCAAAGTGGAGTAACATAACACCTCAGTAAACATGCATATACTTCATTAGAAACAACAATCTAGTAATGCATGCACAGATTGTGTGTATTTCCACGGATAATATTGAAACATCCCACTTCAATTCTCATCTGAAAGGTGATAACAGTCAAGTACAGTAATGTCTGCTTATGTTTCTCCTTCTCCCAGGTGTACTTCAAGGAGGCCAGTGTGAAACAGGTTGATGTGCCCACACTGACTGGTGCTTTTGGTATCCTCCCTGCCCACGTCCCCACTCTGCAGGTCCTCAGGCCTGGCGTGGTCACAGTGTTCAACGATGATGGCTCCGCAGCTAAATTCTTTGGTAAGATGTGGCTTGATCATGTAGATGGAATAGTGGGCGGGTCTCATGACCTCTGTCGTACCTGATGTGAGAGGGGATCCTGGTTCAGAATTGCccaatcccaaatcaacccctaaGCCTTTCCCCTAACATCTAGGTCCTTGCCTAGGCTACATCTAAAATGGTTGGAGTTGGATAGGTGTAGCAACATTGTGAAAATACCACTTTTTAATCATCCTTTATGAAATGGTAG harbors:
- the atp5f1d gene encoding ATP synthase F(1) complex subunit delta, mitochondrial is translated as MMAARFLRRSIPVLRQARCYADAPSGSSQMSFTFASPTQVYFKEASVKQVDVPTLTGAFGILPAHVPTLQVLRPGVVTVFNDDGSAAKFFVSSGSITVNADSSVQLLAEEAFPLDQLDVAAAKANLEKAQSEMASASDEAARAEVQINIDANEAIVKALE